GCCATGAGGTCACGGAGGTCACGCCCCTCGGCGTAGGCACTGTAGAGCTGGTCTGAGACACCGCTGTGGTCTTCACGTGTCCTGCCCTCACCTATACCCCCACTCATGAGCCTTGAGAGGGATGGTAGAACATCCACTGGCGGGTAGATACCCTTACGGTGGAGGTCACGGCTCAGCACGATCTGGCCCTCGGTGATGTAACCTGTAAGGTCAGGTATCGGGTGTGTTATGTCGTCCTGGGGCATCACGAGTATTGGCATCTGGGTGATTGAACCCTCCTTGCCCACTATTCGCCCTGCCCTCTCGTAGAGGCTTGCAAGGTCGGTGTACATGTAACCTGGGTAACCCCTTCTTCCAGGCACCTCCTCCCTTGCAGCTGAGATCTCCCTGAGGGCCTCACAGTAGTTTGTAAGGTCCGTCAGTATGACCAGGACGTGCATGTCATGTTCAAAGGCGAAGTACTCGGCGGTTGTCAGTGCCATCCTCGGGGTGATGATACGTTCAATTGCAGGGTCGTCTGCCAGGTTCATGAACACCGTAACACGTTCAAGGGCCCCTGTACGTTCAAAGTCCCTCATGAAGTAGTTTGCCTCTTCGTGGGTGATACCCATGGCCGCGAATATAACCGCGAATTCGCTCTCCTCTGCCAGAACCTTCGCCTGCCTTGCGATCTGGGCCGCCAGTTCATTGTGGGGGAGACCTGAACCTGAGAATATAGGGAGTTTCTGTCCCCTGACAAGGGTGTTCATCCCGTCGATTGTTGATATACCTGTCTGGATGAACTCAGCAGGAAACTCCCTTGCAGCCGGGTTCATGGGGCTTCCGTTGATGTCAAGCTCCTTCTCGGGTATGATCTCGGGTCCGCCGTCTATGGGTTTACCTGTACCGTCGAATATGCGGCCCATCATGTCAAGGGAGACGCCTATCTTGGCTGTTTCGCCTGTGAACCTTATCTTTGTTGTCTCTGTGTTGAGGTCGCTGGTACCCTCGAAGACCTGTACAACCGCAAGGTCCTCCTTAACTTCAAGTACCTGTCCCCTTCTTCTTTCACCTGTGGGTGTTTCAATCTCGACTATCTCACTGTAGGCAACCCCTTCAACACCCTCAACTATCATGAGAGGACCTGAGACCTCTGTGACTGTGGTGTATTCACGGGTCTTGATATTTACGTTCATCTTCACACCTCACTACATTCCTTGACGATCCTTTCCTGGATCTCCTTGATTCTTCCGGGGAATTCATCTTCGGGTATGTACTTCATACGCCCTATGTCCTCCTTGACAGGGAGCCCTATGAGGTCCGCTGCAGGCGCGCCCTTCTTGAGGGCTGCTGTTGCGTTCCTGTGGAACATTATGATGGTCCTGAGCATCTCGAACTGTTTTGATGGGGAGCAGTAGGTGTCAACCTCGTGGTAGGCGTTCTGCTGGAGGAAGTCCTCCCTTATCATCCTTGTTGTCTCAAGGGTTATCCTTTCCCTGTCAGGCAGGGCGTCAGGTCCCACGAGCTGGACTATCTCCTGGAGCTCCGCTTCCTTCTGGAGGAGTACCATTGCCTCGTCCCTCACGGACCTCCATTCAGGGTTCACATTCTTTGCCCACCAGTCCTCAACACTGTCAACGTAGAGTGAGTAGCTCTGCAGCCAGTCGATGGATGGGAAGTGACGCTTATCTGCAAGGGATGCGTCAAGTGCCCAGAACACCTTACATATCCTGAGGGTGTTCTGTGTAACCGGCTCTGAGAGGTCCCCGCCTGGTGGTGAAACAGCACCGACAACAGAGACAGAGGCCACCTTGTCCTCTGAACCCACGGTGATGACCCTTCCTGCACGTTCATAGAACTGTGCAAGCCTTGAGGCCAGGTATGCAGGGTAACCCTCTTCACCGGGCATCTCCTCGAGCCTTCCTGAGATCTCCCTCATTGCCTCGGCCCACCTTGAGGTGGAGTCTGCCATGAGGGCCACGTCGTAGCCCATGTCCCTGAAGTACTCGGCTATGGTTATACCGGTGTACACGCAGGCCTCCCTCGCAGCCACGGGCATGTTTGAGGTGTTGGCGATGAGCACGGTCCTGTCCATGAGGGGGTTTCCGGTCTTGGGGTCCTCGAGTTCAGGGAACTCCTTGAGAACCTCTGTCATCTCGTTACCCCTCTCACCGCATCCAACATAGACGATTATGTCTGCGTCGGCCCACTTCGCAAGCTGCTGCTGGGTGACGGTTTTACCTGAACCGAAGGGTCCTGGTATGGCTGCTGTACCGCCCTTTGCAACTGAGAAGAATGTGTCCTGGGCCCTCTGACCTGTTATGAGGGGCACGTCAGGGTCGAGTTTCTTCTTGTATGGCCTTCCCTTCCTTACAGGCCACTTCTGGAGCATCTGTATCTTCTCAACACCCTTATCTGTCTCAACCTCTGCTATGTCATCAAGGACCGTGTACTCGCCCTGGGGTGCTATGCTTAGGAGTTTACCCTCAACGTTCGGGGGGATCATTATCTTGTGTGTGATTGATGATGTCTCATCAACCTCACCGATGATGTCCCCGCCCTTAACCATCTGACCTGCCTGTGCCAGTGGCTTGAAGGTCCATTTCTTGTCCTTTGGGAGGGACGGTACATCCACACCCCTCTCGATGTAGTCGCCGGTGAGTGCCTTTATGTCCTCCAGGGGCCTCTGTATACCATCGAAGATTGAACTGAGTATTCCAGGTCCGAGTTCCACTGACAGGGGCCCGCCTGTCCTCTCGACGGTCTCCCCTGGCTTGATACCTGCTGTTTCCTCGTAGACCTGGATTGTTGCCGTGTCCCCTTCAAGTTCAATGATTTCTCCTATGAGCTTGTCTTCACCCACCTTAACCATTTCATACATCTGGGATCCTCTCATCCCCTCTGCGATGATAACAGGACCCGCTATCTTTATAATTCTTCCTTCCTGTGTCATTTTACCATCTCAACCCCAATAACTCTTTTAATCAGGTCCCTCAATGGATCGGTTTCGCGTTCTGAGGGGCCTGTTTTGTCTGGTATCTCTATTATCATTGGTAATGCGCTTGAACTTGTGGTTTCCTCAATAAATTCCCTCAGTTCATCACCAATGTTTTCTGTGATTATTATTATGGAAAAATCTTCCTTTATGAGATTCCTTATTGTTTCTTCTGCTTCGTCAGGGCCTTCAACAACGTATCCTTCCCTGACACCTCCAAGCCTGAACCCTGTTACCGTGTCCCTGTCACCAACCACTGCAATACCTGAAGTCATGCTAACATCTCCTTAACCATTGATTCAGGGAACCCTGGCTCCCTCTTGCTCCTTGCAATGACCTTGAGGTTCCTCACCTCAACCTCCTTCCTGCTCAGGAAGCCTATCATGGGGCCGACTCCGAAGGGCTTCTTGAGTGCGAAGTTCCTTGCCATCCTGTTGAGGTTCTCTTCAAGGACCCTTTCAAATACCGAGATTGATCCTGTTGCACTGTACTCTGAGAGGGCCTCTGAGAGCATCGGACCGTAGTCTGTCCCTTCAAGTCCGCTTATAACGCCGCTGACATCCTCTGCTTCCATGAGGTCCTTGAGTTTCCATTCCCTTAACTGGTAGCCTTCCTGTATCATGTAGGGGCTTATGTCATCGTAGCTGAGTCCATCTGCCTTTGCACGGAGTATTATCTTTATATTTGAGATGTCCACCTGTGTACCGAAGTAGGTGTGCAGGAGCTTCGTGTTATCGTCTGATGGACTTCCAACCGCCCTCATCATGTTTTCAAGGTAGTACCTGTCGAGGGCTGCCTCAAGGGGCAGGATCATGCCTGTTTCGCCGTACTCGGAGAGGGCGTCCTCCAGTACCTGGGCGTACTCTGTTCCCTCAAGTCCTGCCACAACATCCTGGACTGTCTCCGAGTCTGTTAGTGCCTCAAGGGTTTCGTAGATTTCACCGAAGGGCACCAGGAGGTTGAGTGTTTCTTCCGCGCCCAGACCTGCGTCTTTGGCTGTTATCAGACTCTTGATGTTCCTTATATCCCATTTTTTAAGGTTAACCCTGAAGGGCTCCCTTATTGAGGCCGGTGCAATCTTTGATACTGTCTCGTAGGTCTCTGCAAGCTGGCTTTCAAGGGCCTTTTCAACCGGGAAGCGGTCCACGTATTTTGCATAGTCAGGGAGGCCCCTGAGGTAGTTCATGAACTCCTCAAGGTTCTCTGTTTCAAGGATCTCTGAGAACTGTTTTTCATTTATTAAGCGTCCTATTCTTGCCCTGACTCTTGCATTAGGGTATGCGAAGGGGAATAAATCTAATATAGGCCTTATGGTTGCTATCACCACGATAGCACCTATTATTGCTCCCCCTACCAGGAGCAGGCCTATAAAAGATTCTACTGATGGGAATCCAAGCGCTGTTACAATTGTTGTGATGCTGTCAGCCATCTGTCATCTCCCCTCTTTATTCGAACAGGACCCTGGCCACCTCTGAACGTAGAGCCTTCCTGAACCTGGACATCCTGGCCTCTATTGTGTTGTTGACTTCCACCAGACCATCCCTGGTTTTTACTACTGCTCCTCCAATGGTTTTGATGCTGTCTCCAACTTCCAGAGTTGTTTTTTTACCTGTTTCAGCTTCCACTTCGGCTGCTATGCCATCAAGGTCCCCTACTCTTCCTGAATCCTCCTCTCTGAGGTTCACGATGAGGTCGCCGCCGCCTATCTCAACTGCAGCCTCCTTTATCATCTCCCTCAGGGCTTTAAGGTACTCCTCTGAGGACTCTGATGAGAGCTTCCTGAGTTCATCTTCAGCCTTCTCGAATGCGCTCTGTATTACTTCTTCCCTTGCCTCCAGCTCCGCCCTGCGGGCGTTCATCTTTGCCTCTGAGATTATCTGCTGGTACTTCATGTCAGCCTGTTTCCTGGCTGATTCAAGTATGCGTTCAGCAGCCATCCTGGCCCTGTTCTCGCCTTCTTCACGTATCCTGGCAGCTTCTTTTTCAGCTTCCTGAATGATAGCATCTCTCTTTGCCTGAGCCTCTGAAAGTATGCTGGAGACAATTTTTTCGGCTCCGGAGCTCATCTATTTAGCCTCCTAGGATTCCGCCGAAGACCATGAGGAGTATGGCTATCAGGAAACCGTATATAGCCTGTGTCTCAGAAAGGGCTGAGAATATAATACCCCTCGCAAACATGTCAGGGTCCTCAACAACCGCGCCGACTGATGATGCTGATGTTATACCCTGACCCATACCTGAACCAAGACCCGCGAACCCTATGGCTGCACCTGCACCCACAGCAACGAGCCCCGCGGTGACATCCAGTGGTTTTCCTCCTCCAAGGAGACCTGAAAACACCAGTAGGAGTATGGCTATCAGGAAACCATATATAGCCTGTGTCTCAGGAAGGGCTGAGAATATAATACCCCTCGCAAACATGTCAGGGTCCTCTGCAACTGCACCCACACTTCCTGCGGCTGCTATCCCCTGACCTAATCCTGATCCGAGACCTGCAAATCCTACTGCAACTCCAGCACCTATGGCTGCTAAAGCTGTTCCTAATGCTATTTCAACCATTCTAATTACCTCCTTATCTTAGTGAAGTTTCTTTCAGCACAAAATGCATTGAATTTGTTTTTACCGCCCAGATAGAACTGGGCAAAGAATTCTACGTAGTGTAGACGAAGTGAGTTTATGAAGGCACCGAGGCTCTGGAAGGCGTTGTTGGCCAGGTGCCCAAAGACGAATATCACCGGGGCCAGCACGGCTCCCACGACGGGTATCATGTCATAGCTGAGGCCCGTGAGGATGTTCACTGTCATGGCTATACCCCCCGTTGATAGACAGAGGGCCAGGAGCCTTGCATATGATAGCAGGGTCCCCAGGAACCCTGAAACATCCATAAGGCCGAAGAGCCCGTTGTAGTAGAGCAGCATTGCAAATGCCAGCACGATAAGCGGGGCGCCCAGCAGCATGCCTCCGAATATGTAGAGGATTATGCCAAGCTCAAGTATCAGCCAGACTATCTGGGAACCCAGGGCCTCCCTCATGTTCCCGAGCCTTATGTTGTTCCTTGCACCGATGATGAGACCGAAGTTTATGTGCAGCACCCCCACGGCCAAGGCCATTATGAGTATGTTCTGGGGGTTAACGAACGCATCGATGGCGGGGATGACCGTCGGGAGCTTGATGTTAAGGAACCTGGGGAAGAAGTCGCCGATGAAACCATTGGTGACCATTCCAAGGATGAAGGCCCAGACCCCGCAGGACATGAGTATTATACCGAAGTCCCTCATGAACCCGTTAACCTTTCCAAGTCCCCTGTAGAGTATT
The sequence above is drawn from the Methanothermobacter wolfeii genome and encodes:
- a CDS encoding ATP synthase subunit B; this encodes MNVNIKTREYTTVTEVSGPLMIVEGVEGVAYSEIVEIETPTGERRRGQVLEVKEDLAVVQVFEGTSDLNTETTKIRFTGETAKIGVSLDMMGRIFDGTGKPIDGGPEIIPEKELDINGSPMNPAAREFPAEFIQTGISTIDGMNTLVRGQKLPIFSGSGLPHNELAAQIARQAKVLAEESEFAVIFAAMGITHEEANYFMRDFERTGALERVTVFMNLADDPAIERIITPRMALTTAEYFAFEHDMHVLVILTDLTNYCEALREISAAREEVPGRRGYPGYMYTDLASLYERAGRIVGKEGSITQMPILVMPQDDITHPIPDLTGYITEGQIVLSRDLHRKGIYPPVDVLPSLSRLMSGGIGEGRTREDHSGVSDQLYSAYAEGRDLRDLMAVVGEEALTERDRKFLKFADEFEKRFITQARDEDRSIEETLNLGWELLSLLPRSELKRVREEHIPKYLPGAE
- a CDS encoding ATP synthase subunit A, with protein sequence MTQEGRIIKIAGPVIIAEGMRGSQMYEMVKVGEDKLIGEIIELEGDTATIQVYEETAGIKPGETVERTGGPLSVELGPGILSSIFDGIQRPLEDIKALTGDYIERGVDVPSLPKDKKWTFKPLAQAGQMVKGGDIIGEVDETSSITHKIMIPPNVEGKLLSIAPQGEYTVLDDIAEVETDKGVEKIQMLQKWPVRKGRPYKKKLDPDVPLITGQRAQDTFFSVAKGGTAAIPGPFGSGKTVTQQQLAKWADADIIVYVGCGERGNEMTEVLKEFPELEDPKTGNPLMDRTVLIANTSNMPVAAREACVYTGITIAEYFRDMGYDVALMADSTSRWAEAMREISGRLEEMPGEEGYPAYLASRLAQFYERAGRVITVGSEDKVASVSVVGAVSPPGGDLSEPVTQNTLRICKVFWALDASLADKRHFPSIDWLQSYSLYVDSVEDWWAKNVNPEWRSVRDEAMVLLQKEAELQEIVQLVGPDALPDRERITLETTRMIREDFLQQNAYHEVDTYCSPSKQFEMLRTIIMFHRNATAALKKGAPAADLIGLPVKEDIGRMKYIPEDEFPGRIKEIQERIVKECSEV
- a CDS encoding V-type ATP synthase subunit F produces the protein MTSGIAVVGDRDTVTGFRLGGVREGYVVEGPDEAEETIRNLIKEDFSIIIITENIGDELREFIEETTSSSALPMIIEIPDKTGPSERETDPLRDLIKRVIGVEMVK
- a CDS encoding V-type ATP synthase subunit C, with the translated sequence MADSITTIVTALGFPSVESFIGLLLVGGAIIGAIVVIATIRPILDLFPFAYPNARVRARIGRLINEKQFSEILETENLEEFMNYLRGLPDYAKYVDRFPVEKALESQLAETYETVSKIAPASIREPFRVNLKKWDIRNIKSLITAKDAGLGAEETLNLLVPFGEIYETLEALTDSETVQDVVAGLEGTEYAQVLEDALSEYGETGMILPLEAALDRYYLENMMRAVGSPSDDNTKLLHTYFGTQVDISNIKIILRAKADGLSYDDISPYMIQEGYQLREWKLKDLMEAEDVSGVISGLEGTDYGPMLSEALSEYSATGSISVFERVLEENLNRMARNFALKKPFGVGPMIGFLSRKEVEVRNLKVIARSKREPGFPESMVKEMLA
- a CDS encoding V-type proton ATPase subunit E; translation: MSSGAEKIVSSILSEAQAKRDAIIQEAEKEAARIREEGENRARMAAERILESARKQADMKYQQIISEAKMNARRAELEAREEVIQSAFEKAEDELRKLSSESSEEYLKALREMIKEAAVEIGGGDLIVNLREEDSGRVGDLDGIAAEVEAETGKKTTLEVGDSIKTIGGAVVKTRDGLVEVNNTIEARMSRFRKALRSEVARVLFE
- a CDS encoding V-type ATP synthase subunit K (produces ATP from ADP in the presence of a proton gradient across the membrane; the K subunit is a nonenzymatic component which binds the dimeric form by interacting with the G and E subunits), with amino-acid sequence MVEIALGTALAAIGAGVAVGFAGLGSGLGQGIAAAGSVGAVAEDPDMFARGIIFSALPETQAIYGFLIAILLLVFSGLLGGGKPLDVTAGLVAVGAGAAIGFAGLGSGMGQGITSASSVGAVVEDPDMFARGIIFSALSETQAIYGFLIAILLMVFGGILGG